The following are encoded in a window of Pirellulales bacterium genomic DNA:
- a CDS encoding sigma-70 family RNA polymerase sigma factor, whose amino-acid sequence MHADYVTPVMRALRDQQVRFAPREKKLEQVNRAEKLLAELEPARTYTYEYLCFRITDFRPESHPNQKLSGGETIHDLRLFVEDLSDAANVRAEAAGEQVLTVEELSKRFNVSTKTISRWRQQGLVSRRFVFDGRKRVGFLQSSVERFASQNEERVRRGAQFSQLSDTERNAIIDDARRLAHAGGCPADVTRRLARRTGRSVETIRYTLKQFDQEHPDLAVFPESTGPLSEDNKKKIYQQYRRGVSVETLAKRYCRTKTSIYRIINEMRAKRILELPLDFIPNPEFAKADAAEKILVAMPQPEQAQKKARLPSGLPPYLASLYEVPLLTREQEGHLFRKFNFVKHMASRLREGLDPSRAKSSVMDDIERYYDQAVTTKNQIVRANLRLVVSIAKRHVGPADNFFELVSDGNMSLIRAAEKFDYARGNKFSTYASWAIMKNFARTIPDEHRRRDRFRTSQLETFSATEDQRSDQYEQETAQAQRQAQVERILERLDEREQKIIISRFGLDHSHEPLTLKEVGEEMGVTKERIRQIEARALSKLRQAAQEEKIEAPGPI is encoded by the coding sequence ATGCATGCTGACTATGTTACCCCTGTGATGCGGGCGCTGCGCGACCAACAGGTTCGGTTTGCCCCGCGCGAGAAGAAGCTGGAGCAAGTCAACCGAGCGGAGAAGCTGCTGGCGGAGTTGGAGCCCGCGCGCACTTACACCTACGAATACCTCTGCTTTCGGATCACGGATTTTCGGCCGGAATCGCATCCGAATCAGAAGCTCTCAGGCGGAGAGACCATTCACGATCTGCGTTTATTCGTCGAGGATTTGTCGGACGCGGCGAACGTTCGCGCCGAAGCGGCCGGCGAGCAGGTATTGACGGTCGAGGAATTGAGCAAACGGTTTAACGTTTCGACCAAGACCATTTCGCGCTGGCGCCAGCAGGGGCTGGTGAGCCGCCGGTTCGTTTTCGACGGCCGCAAGCGAGTCGGCTTCCTGCAGAGTTCCGTGGAGCGATTCGCCTCGCAGAATGAAGAGCGCGTTCGGCGCGGCGCGCAGTTCAGTCAGCTTAGCGACACCGAGCGGAACGCGATTATCGACGACGCGCGGCGGTTGGCTCATGCCGGCGGTTGCCCGGCCGACGTCACTCGCCGGTTGGCTCGGCGGACCGGCCGCAGCGTCGAGACCATTCGATATACGTTGAAGCAATTCGATCAGGAGCATCCGGATCTGGCGGTGTTTCCGGAATCGACCGGGCCACTGTCGGAAGACAATAAGAAGAAGATCTATCAGCAATATCGCCGCGGCGTCTCGGTGGAGACGCTCGCCAAGCGCTATTGCCGAACGAAGACGAGCATCTATCGGATCATCAACGAGATGCGAGCGAAGCGGATTCTGGAATTGCCGCTCGATTTCATCCCGAATCCGGAATTTGCCAAGGCCGACGCGGCCGAGAAGATTCTGGTTGCAATGCCTCAACCCGAACAAGCGCAGAAGAAGGCGAGACTTCCCAGCGGGCTGCCTCCTTATTTGGCGAGCCTCTACGAGGTGCCGCTTCTCACTCGCGAGCAGGAAGGGCACTTGTTCCGAAAATTCAATTTCGTCAAGCATATGGCGAGCAGGCTGCGCGAGGGACTCGATCCGTCGCGAGCCAAAAGCAGCGTCATGGACGATATCGAACGATACTACGATCAAGCGGTGACGACGAAGAACCAGATCGTGCGGGCCAACCTGCGCTTGGTGGTTTCGATCGCCAAGCGGCACGTCGGGCCGGCGGATAACTTCTTCGAGCTAGTGAGCGATGGCAATATGTCGCTGATCCGCGCGGCGGAGAAATTCGACTACGCCCGCGGCAACAAGTTCAGCACATATGCTAGTTGGGCCATCATGAAGAACTTCGCCCGAACGATTCCAGACGAGCACCGTCGCCGCGATCGATTTCGCACGAGTCAACTGGAGACGTTCTCCGCGACGGAGGACCAACGATCCGATCAATACGAGCAGGAGACAGCCCAGGCCCAACGGCAGGCGCAAGTCGAGAGGATTCTCGAGCGCCTTGACGAGCGCGAGCAAAAGATTATCATTAGTCGTTTCGGCTTGGACCATTCTCACGAACCGTTGACGCTCAAGGAGGTCGGCGAGGAAATGGGCGTGACCAAGGAGCGAATTCGGCAGATTGAGGCCCGTGCCCTAAGCAAGTTGCGTCAGGCGGCTCAAGAAGAGAAGATCGAGGCGCCCGGTCCGATTTGA